TGTAAGTGCAGAGCATTAAAAAGCTGTGCGCTATTTCAAGTCTCTTGGAGGAGGGTTAGGTATCAAAGAGACCTGGCAAAAGAGTACGTTTAAGGCTAGCATCCTCAGCTATAGCATTCTGCAGAGTTTGCATCTCCTTCTGTGCATCGCACcaatacactaacacacaccacaccacacgtGGATggttgtgtttgagtgtgtgtgtgtgtgtgtgtgtgtgtgtgtgtgtttgtgtgtatgtatgtgtgtgtgtgtgtgtgtgttttgttgaactAGCTTGAGCCACACCAAAGTTCGAATGGGTTTATTTACAAAGCTGAGGTCAGATGTCACTTGATCCAGCCACGGTGAAACTCAGGTGGTCATCAAGGTCACCTCCTCTGTTTTTTCCCTGCGCTAGCTCTTTGAatctaactctctctctctctctctctgtctctctctctctctcacacacacacacacacacacagacaaacatacacTGTAAATACACCTCAATCAGAAACCCTGTGTTTTTAGGACATGCCCCACTCATTCTCATATACCCGACACTGTCTGACATTCGGTCTCATTTACCGCTGTGTTCGATATGGGTAAGTGAATATTCAAGGACTACACAgaactgtgaaaaaaagtggtgtggctgtgtgtttgcttgtgttttcGTTTTGTGCATAGGCACAGTTGTATGTAGATATGTGGATATCCACTTCCCTTAGGGTTACTTAGACTGTATTTTCATGTGACACATTTCAACATGCCAtataatacagtatgtttgtctGCCATGCCACCCTGTTTTATCTCAGACCACATTTGACTAGAAGACataacaacaccaacaacaatatacactTGAATAGAAATCACGAAACATAGCCAGAAGATTGGGATTTTGTTCGTTTATTTTCTCTGTAATTTGGtaagttttatatttatttgggAAATGCAGGTTTGTGATCTGTCTAAAGACttgtgaaaaagaagaaaaactaaaatcatGATGTGAATGTCTGTGCCCTGGAACAAGTCTTGCaataaaaataagttaaaagAATCAAACAGTTTAATCTAACCAGATGGAAAATGATTGACTAAATCGAAGAGAGCCAGTGGAGTAGGAGCGGGTTGGTGGGGTCAGATTAAGTTGGAGATGAAGTCCAGTTGTTTAGGACAAGACCATGGCCTGGAACTCTGTGGAGAAAATAAACAGCATTAGTCCGATGCTGATTGACTCCATGTGTCTctaaaatatatctatataggtATATTTAGTAACAAGAAAGATGCAAAACCATTAGCGCGAGAGAACTAGCATGGTGGTTAGGGTTCAGTCTCAAGTTAGCAGCATTTCATTGACACAATTCGATTAAACAAATTCACAAATCTAATGTCCCAAATGGTCGATTGAAGCTTTGTGCAGGTGTCAGTTTTGAGTACCTGTAGGACAGAAAAAGTGTATAGGGACTTGGAGGAGGTAACTATTATTGCTGCTTGTCTTACTTTAGACTGGCATAACTATCTCTCTTCAGGCACCCTGGACAAGCGGACTACTCTAGGAACACAGCGGATTTAGTCAATCTGCATTCTTattgaaattgtaaaaaatatggAGAAGTGTTTCCTAAGTATTGGGGTGTTCTAGGCACACATGCATGTCTTGCACAATGCGTATATATGAAATAGGTGTGGATTCGCTCACCGTCTGCTCCAATCTTGCCGTCACTGTCGTCATCACAAGCACACATGAAGCCCTTGGTCTCCTTGTCTGTCAGAACGCGAGCTCCAGGGGAAAACCTCTGGAGGACAAACCTGGCATACAGAGAGCAAACTTCAAGTTAGAAGTAACAACTACATGAAAAGCAATAGCCACAAACCCAGAAATCAGAAACTAACACCGATCCAATCTGTCACTTGATGTGTATTGCTGCACAGAGACTTTTTAGTTAGTAGACAGTCTCCATGGTTACAATGGTCCTTGTTAACAGTCCCAGACAATCCCATTTCAGCCCTGAAAACCTAATAGATAAATGAATAAACTAATGATAGACGGGCCTACCCTTAACTACATTCCTTCTCGTACAATAACTTCACAAAAAATAGAATGGAAAGGTGACTGTTTTCCATGAAGACGTCTAATCTCTCCTCCTCATTGAGGGTCCATTAAATCCTGGGCACACAAAAACTGGCTGCTCACTCACTTGAGCTCTTCTTCCTCCACAAAACCACTGCCATCATTGTCCAAGATCCCGAAAACCTTCTTCACGTCCTGTGGGCTCTTCTTGTTGAGGCCACACAACTGGAAAAACTTCTTGGCGCAGAAGGAGTCTGGTGCTGGAGGAGAATATATAGAGAGCAGAGTTAAGAACGACACAAGGAACTGTAAACAATATCAACAAATCTTCCAACAATTTGTTGAAATGGAATtcaactaagtacatttactcaagtactgtgcataagtacaaatttgaggtactacattgtactccactacaataatctgacagctgtagttacttaCTACTTTATAAAATAAGATTTTTGCACAATGTTGTGgcataaattaaactacccaacaatatagcTAAATctagctgaaatgattagccaatTAATCCCTTACttattgacagaactgttttgatcatttccagtttctaaaatgtgaggatttttccgcattgagtacttttactgttAACACTTTacgtacattttcctgatgatacttacattcagtgtggtattagtaatTTTACTAAGTAAAGTATCTGAATacgtcttccaccactgctctcATTTACAGAGACAACCCTATTGTCTGGTGAGTGCAGGCTCCAGTTCAAAGACTGTAtagaatataaaagaaaaagatctaAGGAAGAGAGTAATAATGATATTGGTGGAAGACGATACCTTGGCAGTCCTTGAGAGCACTGTCAATGGCATCAGCAGAAAGGATTGATGAGAGAGACATTTTATTCCTGTAGGAGGAACAACCGTGGTGAATTATTAACATATTTATCCAGGTACAGTAGCAAACAGAACGATACTGACACTAAAAAGGCAGTGTCAGTATTTTCAAAAAGTTCTAATGAATggcataatataaaataatctctttttttcaaatacgcTCATCCAACAGATTAAAAACATGATACTTGTTTGTGTAAAATAACTTTTACTCAAACGAGTCTCCCCTTTTGCACACCCAATTATTTTCCCTATCATCTAACCAGGCAGCCTCTAATGTGCCTTAGATACACAAGAGCCAGTAAATCTGTCTACAAAATATTTTGAGaatgaacaataaaaaaaatatatattgaccACTTCCTTACAAAAGCCATctttctgaatctgcaaagcaACTTACCGTGTTTAGGGGGTTCTCGCCTGGTCGGTGATCCAGCAGAGAGGTAAGGCTATGTGGTGACTACTGTCCGTCAAGGCGGATTTATATAGGTCTGATTGCCTTGACAAAAGGGATTGCTTGAGTTACCTGTCTATGGATCAAATTCTAACAGCCCGCCCCTGATCCAATTTCTTAGCTAACTAATTAACCTTTACTATTTATAACGCCCAGGGGCTGAGAAAGCAGACCGTGGACATTTGTAACGCCCTTGTAAATAgcaaattaagttaaaaagcGCGTTCTTCTCCGAATCCACCACTCCCGCCTCTCATCACTGtgcccctcctcctctcacctCTAGaattatacagtacagtaaatgcAGGAAGGCTGTAATGTAACagcaatctctctctctctctctctctctctctctctccttttctccctctgttgttgtttctgcCCCCCACCCTTACCCTTTTAGACAGATATCCTTTTACAGACAGCAGTCCCTAAACGAACCATCTGAGCCACATCCCCTGCAAATATGCCCTTATCATTACATTTGAGGTAAGTTatgggaaacaaaaaaatgtcagctGACATTGAACCCTAATATTTGTGTGCAGAAAGAGCATGACAGTAGCATTATTGTAAGATTATTGAGTCACCTAAGAGGTCAACCCATGCACATCCTCTTTGTGTCTGGTGCACTGGCATTCTGTGGTGCTTCACCCGATCTGCCTTGGACATGAAACATCTACCTGCCCTGGTTGCTTAGATGCAGATTCACAACAGATGGGTATCAGATTATTTCCAATCGAATCTAATATAACCCCAAACACACATAAATGATCATCATTGAATGTCAGGGACTCCAATGCTTTATAACCTTCTCATATtgacaggggggggggacagtgtTGCTAAATTGCTTTGTCAACTGTGCTGATCAAGGGACCAGAGGTCACCCTCTGCTGTCAGTGTCCCATGCTGccatgatggtgatgatgaggCATAATGTCCTAGGTATTCCGAGGTATTTTCCGAGGGCATTTGTGGCCTCCAGCCGGTCTTACACAAGCAAATTCAGGGGTCATTAAGCACATTCCTGTGAGAGTGTTCACCGCAGCAGCACACCGGAAAAAGGTTATTTCTCTCTATTTCGTAAGGTTAGTTGAAGGTGTGCATTTTGCGGCAAGGTGTGGGGGAAGAGGGTGACATTTGAATGAAATTTGTTTAAGCAAATACCAATCAGGGCAGCAAGAGTCAATCTATAGACAGGTCCCACCGAGATTTGacctcagatcgctggattcagagtccagagtgctaaccttTACATATAGGCAGTAATTCACCAAGTGCATTCAAACAAAACCCAATCTGAGCAGATGAGCCCCTTGACAGCattcttattattataagtcagtcactgtatgtgtgcatagGGCACGGACGACTATTGGCAGTCCTGCGCTCTCAAACGCGTCAGCTGGTGACCGTGAACTGTAGATAATGTTGGCCTGCAGGTGCGGATGATAAAACATTATCTAGGCCTGAAGACAGAAAACGAAATTAATTAGAAATCAGCcgacatacactaccggtcaaaagtatggggccacttacaaatttccattccactcgatgttagacagaataccagctgatctgagtggggggctgatctttaatgcaatatctacattgcccattatcagcaaccattcatccaatgttccaaaggcatattctgttcactaatctgatatcatttaaaaaaaaaactaactgagaaaacattggagaacccttttgcaattatgtaagcacataatgtaatctgaaaactgctgtgctggttaaaaaaaacaatgcaactgatctcaactggtattctgtctataatggagtgcaatggaaatttcgaagtgaccccaaacttttgaccggtagtgtacattttatttcatgttgttGTTAGGTGACACATTCATTCTAAGAACACGTGTTTCGGGCACGGACGTTTCGCACAGCGTGCAGCTTTTTGTGTAGCCTAATTCATCGGCAGCATCTTGGTGTCTTTCATGAATAAAAGATTGTATCTCCGGTATTTCGTCATTGTCAACCCTTCCTAAACCTAATCCCGGTGCCAACACGGGGGCCCCTCAACAAATGATGTGTGATAGGGAGGTTGTACTGAAGCTGGACGTCTTTGAAACATCACCTCCTCCAGCCTATGTGTGAAAGAGACGGAGGACACCGGATCAAAGGCATTGCTGCGACTTTACCTAAACCCAGTGCATGATGTCATGCGCCGTATTGATAGCCTACAGACTACAGGATAATGTTACTGGGCGATCGTTTATTAATTTAGGGCCTACATTGGCTATTGTTCTTTACGAGCTTCATTGCTCGCTATAGATTTACCGAGAGGACGATCCTCCCTCTTCGTCTTTCTGGCCTCGCTTGTTTCGGTTAGTAGGAGCTAGGCTACACTACTGTTAGGGGGGGTTCGGAAACAACTGTCAGACCGTCCTTGCATTGCGTGGCAACACTTCAACATGTCAATCTCTGCACTTCAAACTCAAAGTCAATgcttacaaaatgttttttcctaaTTAAAAGAAGATGGAATCACATATGAAATGAGATTACTAATTAACTTATTTTCAGTGAAATATTTGTAAAATCtcactgaaaataataagaattaTTTCAAGATGAAACAAGTCGGACTTGAATTAGGACATCTGCTgatttttaaacaatatattttttgaattattaatATTGTAGTGTGTAGGCTAGGCTACAGACaactttacagtatttatagaacagtgttttttttttttacagtatttgattAGACAGAACCTTACACTAATGTTGCAATACAGTAAACGTTTGTTGCATCGATGACTGGGGAAGATATCCTCATTGATGACACTTCTGATTATGGAATAGGAATTATGGAAATAATTAGTTGTTGAATTGGGTAATCTACAGTTACTTGTTCGCCTACCGTAATGTGAAAACCAGCAAACAGATCATCTTTAGCACTTCAAAGGGTCattttgaaacatgtatctTACACTTTTTGGCCTTGGACTGGGTGATTGTTACAATATCTTAACTGATAGAATTGCACTATGATAGGTTTAGGTGACCTAACAAATGTAGCCTGCTCGTTGTATTTCACCATGTTGAAACACATGTCTTGGGACAGATGTTTACAACCCAAATGAAAGGTGAATCAGTTGCTTTGAATGCAATATTTAATGATTTGTAAGTATGATAAGGTGGGTGTCTTGTACTTAGAGTTTTGAAACACTGCACCATATAATGGGTAGTAGTAGGCCTACCATAGCGAATAAAAAAACTGGATCATTTCGTCCTGCATGCATGTATTATGAGTTTCTCGAGGGCCCCATAACTGAAAGGGAGGCTCGTCCAGTTTTGTTTATATTGACAAATAATTGGCTGTGAACTCGTGTCTTATCTCTATCTGGTGCGTCTGTCTCAACTCTTACTGTTTGGTAAGAATCATAAATGTACAGTCTATGATAGTAATGGACGTAACTCCATCTAGTGGCTGCAGGGTGGAGCTGCAGGACTGTACACAAACACGCTGCTGCGTTGTGTATGTGCCCATTATAGGCCTGTACCCGGAGTGTTTGAGTGTTTATAAtaaccattgttttttatttctataatcATATGCATTCATGTAAGGATACAAATGCTGTTTGaaaagatggatagatggatagatagatagatagatagatagatagatagatagatagatagatagatagatagatagatagatagatagattgataaatagatagatagatagatagattattgTAAGAGTTTGTAAGATGTTAATGAATTGAAAATCACACATTAAGAATAAAAGTCCAATAATAGCCTACCCcagtaaaataatatttattctttatttttttttaccgtttTTACCTGGAAAGTGCATCATAGATTTTACAGTAAGCAAAATTCATATTTAAGACATTAACACAACCGAGCGACATTCACAATCATCAGTTTTTTGGACAGTGTGTTGCATAGGAGGAAACGTCTCTTAagcaaatgtataaaaattatttatatttagatgAAAACGGGGGGAGGTCAACGTGGGCTTTGTTGTTCCATCAGAGCAGGTGTTGTTGGTCAGTTGCCACTTTATGCCTTAACCATGGC
The nucleotide sequence above comes from Etheostoma spectabile isolate EspeVRDwgs_2016 chromosome 15, UIUC_Espe_1.0, whole genome shotgun sequence. Encoded proteins:
- the pvalb8 gene encoding parvalbumin 8 — encoded protein: MSLSSILSADAIDSALKDCQAPDSFCAKKFFQLCGLNKKSPQDVKKVFGILDNDGSGFVEEEELKFVLQRFSPGARVLTDKETKGFMCACDDDSDGKIGADEFQAMVLS